TTCGCGTTATCTTTATCGATACCTTGTTGCAGAGTTGCACGTTGGCGAACAGTGTTACCAGATGCAGCTTCAACTTTTCCGTAGTCCAAGTTTTTGATTGGAACGTTACGTTTTACAAGTTTAGCAATTAGAACGTCTTTTACTTGGTCTAATTTAAACTCGTCATCAGAAGTTAAAACAAGTACTTCCTTTTCTAATTTAATATCACTTTTACTACCTTTAAAGTCATATCGGTTTTGGATTTCCTTTAATGCGATGTTAATTGCGTTTGTTACTTCAGGTAATTCTACTTTCGAAACGATGTCAAAAGAACTCTCTTTTGCCATAGTTAGCACCTCCAAATAAATTTCTATCTTTTAATGCACCTAAATAGGCTATGTAATATACATATTAAAGTATAACGGAAAATACATCGATTAGATAGAGTGTTGCAACTTAAGTGTTTTGACGGATCATCCGTAGGGTAATATAGTCCTATAGATAAAGTCTTTATTTAATTATAGTGAATTTTGGGCAGTTGGACAAATAAAGGAAAAATCGTGTTATAATTAACTTTTGTTTGGAATGATAAAAAAGATAACTTTATATATATAGAAGGGAATTAAAAAATATGTATTTGCAATTAGGATCGATTGAACAGGTAACTGTTTTACGCGAAACGGAAATCGGATATATGGTTGGAAACGAAGAGGAAGAAATCTTCCTACATAAAAACGAATTAGCTGGAGAAATTGCAGAAGGCGATACGATTGATGTATTCTTATACCTTGATCACCAAAATCGTATTTCAGCAACAATGAAGGAACCAATTATTACAACACATGATTGGAATTGGGTAAAGGTTGTAGAAGTTATTCCTAGTTTAGGTGTGTTTGTTGATATTGGTGTATCAAAAGATATACTAATTCCACTTGATGAGTTTCCAATTTATATGCCAGTATGGCCTCAAGAAGGCGACGAATTATATTGTACGTTAAAATTAACGAATCGTGATCGTTTAATTGCTCTTCCGGCAAGAGACAGTGATATGCAAGAAATTATCGTAGATGCAACGCCATCTATGCGTAATAAAAACGTAAATGGACGTGTGTATCGTTCACTTCAAGTTGGTTCATTCATACTAACTGACGAGCATTTCCGTGCTTTCTTACACCATACAGAAAGAAAAGAACAAGTCCGCATCGGTGAGCGCGTAACAGGTCGTATTATTGACGTGAAAGATGACGGTACAATCAACATTTCACTTCTTCCTCGTAAAGAAGAAGGAATGGAAGATGATGCTGCAGTAGTTTATGAATATATGGAAGAACGAGGCGGAGCAATGCCGTTTTGGGATAAGAGCCACCCAGAAGACATTAAAGAACGTTTCAACATGAGTAAAGCTGCATTTAAGCGTGCACTTGGTAAACTGATGAAAGAAGAGAAGATTTACCAAGAAGAAGGCTGGACTTACTTTAAGAAATAAAGTGGACTAAAAAGAACTATCTTTTCTCTAAAATTATTAGGGAAGAGATAGTTCTTTTTGCGTTTAGCAAAAATTGAGAGGGGAGTAAGAGAATCGTTGGAAGAGGAATATTTTAAAGAATATAGAAAGGATAGATAGTTATATCTATATGAAAGAGAAGTTGAATTTATTTTTAATGGAAAAGAAAAGAGAAGAGGTGTGTAAATGAAATATTATAACGCTGGATACCTCATAATTTCCTACGATAGGGAACTTATCTATAAAGAATGCAATATTGAGGGGCTGTCACAAACGATTTTAACGATATGTAATGGGATTCGGCCTACATTTCCGGATTATTGGTTTTTTCCTTGGTGTAATTCAAATGAAAATGACCCTATTGCTCAGATGATAAATGCAAGATTGAAGATTAGTAAAGAGGGGCATGAAAGTGTACAATCTTTTTTAGATACATTAATGCGAGAAAAAAAGTTCGCATGGCCGAATACTTTTAAATCTTTAAAGGATGCGCGATTTTTTAAGCGAAATTATTTAAAGGGGATAGAAAATCTGGAGATTATTAGTTTGTATCTTTCAGAAGAGTATCGGACGAATTTTTTAATGAATGAGCGAGAAGAAAATGACTTTGAAGTTTCTATATATGATTTTCTCGAAAGTGCATTACCTGCTGATGTTGAAAACGATGAAATATTAGGATTTGATATATGTGGTTTTAGTAACAATAATTTTTATTCTTTTATTCATAATAATTTACAAGAGGATTTTGGCAAGAAATTAAATGATTTATCACTTGTTGATAAGTATGAAGATGCAAAGCGGATTATCGGTTTGATTGATGATGGGGAAATTGAGGCGGAAGAGGTATTGTGGTATGCGTGGTTAATTTTGAAATGCGTATAATCTGTTAAAGAAAGAGGTATAAGCATCGGATTAAAAGGGAGGCATTATAGTGCAAGAAAATGTACTAGAACAATTAATAAAACGTCTTTCCGTATTATCGTCCAAAAAAGAATGTGAAATATTAGCGGTGGATTTAAATGATATATATGAGAGTAGTAAAAGCTTTGAAAAAATGCTTGAAAATATGATGCACTCTCAGCAGTCTAAAGAAGGCTTAATAGATGCGTTAATTGAAGTAGAGATAGAGTTAGATCATATAAATTGGCATTATAAAAGCTTGAAGAAAAAATTGAAAATATTGATGAAAGATTAAAAAGCACGACCTTATTTGAACAAATAAGATCGTGCTTTATTTTAGTTCTCTTTCCCGAAAAGATGAGAAAATGTATCTTTTAAGTCACTGTCATTTATTTTAATATTCGCCTTTTTTAATTCATCTTGTAATAATTGTTGACCGAAGGAAGGATCGGCAATACGTTCTTCTTCTAAGTCTTTACGTATAGAGTCTTTCACTTTATCGTAAGGTTCTAAATCTTTTTTATCAGTTAGTTTAATAATGTGATAGCCGTTTGCTGATTTAACGGGATCGCTAATTTGCCCAACCTTTAATTTATAGGCAGCTTTTTCGAATTCAGGTGTCATTTTTCCTGCCCTGAAGTACCCGAGGTCTCCGCCATTATCTTTTGATATTACATCTTGAGATTCTTGTTTTGCTAACTCTTCAAATGAAGCGCCGGTATCCAATTTTTTCTTTATTTCTTTTGCTTCATTTTCGTCACTTACTAAAATGTGACTAGCTTTAATTTCTGGTTTATAGTGGTCTTTTACATCTTTTTCTGTAACGCTTTGTTTAATCGCTTCATTCAATGCGAGTTTGAATCTAATTTGATCTTTGAAATCTTCTTCATCTTTTAAACGATTATTTTCTAGTGCTGCTTTGAATTGGTCTCCATATTGATTTTTTGCTTTTTCTACTTCTTTATCTACTGCATCATCAGATACTTTATATTTTTTAGTGATAACATCTTGTGCTACCATTTCATATAGCATGTCTTTTCCATAGCGATCTTTTAATTGCTTTTCGAAATCGCTCTTCGTAATGGTTGAGTTGGTTGTTGTGGCGATTGTGGCCGAGTCATTTTTTTGTCCGCAAGCAGATAGCATTATTATACTTATTAGTGCAGTGATAATGAATATACTTTTTCCTTTCATGCTAACACCTCATCCGAATATGTTATCGCTATTGTAGAATATAGAAGTGAACATGAAGTGAATTTTTAATGTTTTTTTTCTGTAAAATGTAAAAAAAGTACATCAACATTAATGTTGATGTACGATGTAATCAAAGGTGATCGGTTTTCTTAGAATATGCACGTTTTCCTTGCTGAATATTTTTTTGCTCTTGTTCATTTTTTTGAGTGCGCTTTGCATTATTATCGCGTGCTTTTTTGTCGTTATCGCTCGTATGTGGCATATGTATCAACTCCATTTCTAAACGTTGTATGTTTATCATTTCCTTTTTCGTAAAGACTATGTATAGCGGTGCATTCATGAATACTAAAGGTGGATTAGAAATGGATTTGAAGCTGAATTATACGGAACTTATTAAGAAGTTAGTCGTTGTGATTATTGCAGGTTTATTAAATGCGATTGGGATGAATTTATTTTTAACGCCAGCTAAAGTATATGCGAGTGGCTTTGCTGGATTATCTCAATTATTATCACAAATGTTAGGTGACTTTTTATCTATTCACATATCTACGGGTGTATTGTTTAGTTTATTTAATATTCCTGTCGTTATTTTAGCATGGAAAAAGGTTGGGAAGGCTTTTACATTTTTTAGTTTTCTTTGCGTTGTATTTATGACTTTGTTTTTAGAAATTATCCCAGTTAGAGCGGTTTCGAACGATATCATATTGAATGCGATTTTTGGTGGTATTATTTCAGCGATTGGGGTAGGGATTGCTTTAAAGTGGGGTGCTTCTACAGGGGGCCTAGATATTATCGCCATGATTTTATCTAAAATAAAAGATAAGCCTGTCGGTACGTATTTTTTCTTCTTTAATGCACTTATCATTATCGCTGCTGGCTACGTATATGGATGGGAAAAGGCATTATATACTTTAGTCACTTTGTATGTATCAACGAGAATTATTGATGCGATTCATACCCGTCACGTGAAGATTACGGCACTAATTGTTACAAAGAACGGGGGAGATGTGAGAAAAGCGATTCACTCTCGTTTAGTGAGAGGGATTACAACTATACCAGCAACAGGTGCTTATACAAATGAAAATAAAGAAATGTTAATGATTGTTATTACTCGTTACGAGTTGTACGAATTAGAGAGGGTTATCAAACAGGTGGACCCAGGTGCATTTACAAATATACTGCAAACGGTCGGTGTGTTTGGATTGTTTAGAAAAGATTAAAGAGGACCAAAGCTGGTCCTCTTTTTTAATGCGAATTCGTAATGTTTTGCAATTGCTCCTGCATTTCACGTAGCTGAACTTTTTCAGCAGTTGAAGAGTTTGCATAAGCAGAGTGCAAAGAGTTTTTTGCTCTATAAACGAGTTCCTGTTGTTCAGCGCCACTTGAACAAGAAACGGCACTTGCAACAGCGTCTCTAGCTTGTTGGAATAGTAAGTTCCCCATTTAAACCCCTCCAAATGAAGAGTTACTTCTCGCTTTTTCTGCCTCAGCTAATGTACCTCTGTACGGGAATCTTGCATCATGCTTCATAACAGCATCGGCTCCTTGCTGGATAAAACGTTTTGATTTGTTCTTTTTACCCATTCGAAAAACCCCCTTTATTTAGCTGAAAACAATTGACGCGCTGACTTTTGCGTCTAATAATAGTATGAGCGTTTGGCGAGAAACTATAAGCAGGGAATTTTTAGATTACAACCCAAGAACCTCTTCTAAATATAGAGCGATCCCATCTTCTTCATTCGTTAATGTTGTATGATTTGCGAGTGATTTCAGCTCAGGAATTGCATTACCCATAGCGATGCCATGACCAGCAAATTCGATCATTTCAAAGTCGTTATCTTCATCACCAAAAGCGATAATTCGCTCTTTGGGAATATTGTAATGACCTGAAATTTTTTGTAATCCGACAGCTTTATTTAATCCGCTTTTTACAATTTCAATAATTGGCCAAGGTGCCCCCCATTTTCTATGATCGATGACTTCAGCGTGCATATCTGTTAAATGCTGGCGAATGGCAGCGGAATGCTCGTCATGTGCATCGATTAATAAGCAAGTTGGATGGTCGTTTAAAATATTTAATAAATCTCCTGTGAAAATCTTTGGAGAACCGAATTCGAAAATATGTTTTTTATCTTCATCAATTTCACGGACATACACATCATCCATGACTTCAGCATAGACATTTTTCACGCCGAAATCAAAGCAAGCTCGGACGATTTCTTGCGCTGTTGAAAGTTCAAGAGGAGAGTGATGTGTTCCCCAACTTGAATCAAGTGGGTGATGCACGTAAGCGCCGTTAAAGTTTACGATTGGTGTGTTAAGGCTAAGTTCTTTATAATAATCGTAACTAGCGCGGAATGGACGCCCTGTTGAAATAACAACAATATGTCCTTGTTCTTTTGCTTTTGCAATTGTGTTTTTAGTTCTTGGAGAAATTATTTTGTTGTCTGTTAATAAAGTTCCGTCTAAGTCTAATGCGATTAAATGTTGTTTATTCATAATTTCACCTCTTATAATAATTTTTTTGTTTCTATCTGTATTTCCGTTTTTAATATGCAGAAATAAGAGGTTAGACTGGGTGAAACTACTGTAAATGAAAGTTTCACTATATATCCATCTTACGTCGCGAAGCGCTGTGGTGTCTACTATTTCTCATTGGAAATTAGGAAAAGTCAACATCTTTTTAGAAAGTTCAAACAATGTTTCTTTCATTATGTATAATTTGTGAAAGGGGTTACATTGTTTGAACGATGCGACTTATAATGAACATGTAATCTTCTCGTATATGTTTGACTCTCCTTTGAAACTGGCCTAAAGTAGGTTGGTTTCTTTTTTTTCAACAAATATGTCAATAATTCCTGCTTAAGCTTGTGTAATTATATATATGTGCATGAGTAAACGGTAGTACTTGTTTCCTAAACATGACAGAAAAGCTTTCTTTTAAAATGGATATACTAATGAGGCAAGACGTCATGGAAGGAGAATGGAAATGGGACAAAATCGCAGGTTTCGTTCAGGGCAAAAAGCGCCAAATGATGGCATTTATGTAGAAATTGGTGAAACGGGAAGTATGGTGAAAGATCCACAAATGGTGAAATTAACTGCCGGGGATAGGTTCCCAGAGAACACAAATCATAACCGTCAGTGGACATATAAAAGAAAACCGTAACAGAAGCCGCAATCGTTATTGCGGCTTTTTTGCTTAGAAAAATGAATGTTACTTTTTGCATTTTCCAATAATAAGTTTGAAATACATAAGCAAAATTATTGTATAAAAAAGTCAGTTGGCGTATAATCAAATCAAAGGTCAAAGAAAGTCAAACGTTTGGAGGACGGTAAAGATGGACTTAAATCAAATGACAACGAAAACACAGGAAGCGATTATGAGTGCTCAGTCTTTAGCGGTATCTCATCATCATCAAGAAGTAGATACTGTTCATCTATTGCTTACGTTATTAGAGCAGCAAGACGGATTGGCAGTACGTATTTTTCAAAAAATGAATGTCGATATAGAAGCGTTAAAGCAAGGCGCCGAAAGTTTAATTAAGAAAAAGCCTTCTGTAACTGGAAGCGGGGCAGAGGCTGGGAAATTATATGTAACCGGTGCTTTGCAACAACTGCTTGTAAGAGCAGGGAAAGAAGCAGAGAAATTGCAGGATGATTACATTTCAATCGAACATGTATTGCTTGCTTTTTCTGAAGAGAAAGGCGATATAAATCAATTATTTACGAGATTTCATATTACGAAA
This genomic interval from Bacillus cereus contains the following:
- a CDS encoding YajQ family cyclic di-GMP-binding protein yields the protein MAKESSFDIVSKVELPEVTNAINIALKEIQNRYDFKGSKSDIKLEKEVLVLTSDDEFKLDQVKDVLIAKLVKRNVPIKNLDYGKVEAASGNTVRQRATLQQGIDKDNAKKINNIIKEMKLKVKTQVQDDQVRVTAKSRDDLQAVIAAVRSVDLPIDVQFINYR
- a CDS encoding S1 RNA-binding domain-containing protein; translated protein: MYLQLGSIEQVTVLRETEIGYMVGNEEEEIFLHKNELAGEIAEGDTIDVFLYLDHQNRISATMKEPIITTHDWNWVKVVEVIPSLGVFVDIGVSKDILIPLDEFPIYMPVWPQEGDELYCTLKLTNRDRLIALPARDSDMQEIIVDATPSMRNKNVNGRVYRSLQVGSFILTDEHFRAFLHHTERKEQVRIGERVTGRIIDVKDDGTINISLLPRKEEGMEDDAAVVYEYMEERGGAMPFWDKSHPEDIKERFNMSKAAFKRALGKLMKEEKIYQEEGWTYFKK
- the prsA gene encoding peptidylprolyl isomerase PrsA — its product is MKGKSIFIITALISIIMLSACGQKNDSATIATTTNSTITKSDFEKQLKDRYGKDMLYEMVAQDVITKKYKVSDDAVDKEVEKAKNQYGDQFKAALENNRLKDEEDFKDQIRFKLALNEAIKQSVTEKDVKDHYKPEIKASHILVSDENEAKEIKKKLDTGASFEELAKQESQDVISKDNGGDLGYFRAGKMTPEFEKAAYKLKVGQISDPVKSANGYHIIKLTDKKDLEPYDKVKDSIRKDLEEERIADPSFGQQLLQDELKKANIKINDSDLKDTFSHLFGKEN
- a CDS encoding DUF3941 domain-containing protein; its protein translation is MPHTSDNDKKARDNNAKRTQKNEQEQKNIQQGKRAYSKKTDHL
- a CDS encoding YitT family protein, which encodes MDLKLNYTELIKKLVVVIIAGLLNAIGMNLFLTPAKVYASGFAGLSQLLSQMLGDFLSIHISTGVLFSLFNIPVVILAWKKVGKAFTFFSFLCVVFMTLFLEIIPVRAVSNDIILNAIFGGIISAIGVGIALKWGASTGGLDIIAMILSKIKDKPVGTYFFFFNALIIIAAGYVYGWEKALYTLVTLYVSTRIIDAIHTRHVKITALIVTKNGGDVRKAIHSRLVRGITTIPATGAYTNENKEMLMIVITRYELYELERVIKQVDPGAFTNILQTVGVFGLFRKD
- a CDS encoding DUF3813 domain-containing protein yields the protein MGNLLFQQARDAVASAVSCSSGAEQQELVYRAKNSLHSAYANSSTAEKVQLREMQEQLQNITNSH
- a CDS encoding Cof-type HAD-IIB family hydrolase, which codes for MNKQHLIALDLDGTLLTDNKIISPRTKNTIAKAKEQGHIVVISTGRPFRASYDYYKELSLNTPIVNFNGAYVHHPLDSSWGTHHSPLELSTAQEIVRACFDFGVKNVYAEVMDDVYVREIDEDKKHIFEFGSPKIFTGDLLNILNDHPTCLLIDAHDEHSAAIRQHLTDMHAEVIDHRKWGAPWPIIEIVKSGLNKAVGLQKISGHYNIPKERIIAFGDEDNDFEMIEFAGHGIAMGNAIPELKSLANHTTLTNEEDGIALYLEEVLGL
- a CDS encoding YjzC family protein — protein: MGQNRRFRSGQKAPNDGIYVEIGETGSMVKDPQMVKLTAGDRFPENTNHNRQWTYKRKP